TCCATGAATCCGTCAATGTTCCGGTCGCCAAACGCCTCTCGGTCCGAGGCGGATCCGACCGCAGACCAGTGGGATATAGCGTCGTCACGCGGTGCCAGTGGACGATTTCTCCCGCCGCCGCGCGCTCTTCCACCCGACGGCCATTCCGCCACCGACCGCCAGCCCCGCCATCGCGATCGTGCTCGGCTCGGGGACAGCCTGCAGCGTGTATGTCGTCGGGACCTGGGTGGTCGGCAGCACTTGTTGTAAGGATGCGTCGGCCACCTCCAGGCCACTGAGGGAGATCGTGTACGTTCCGGGGACGACGTCTACACCCGACGTGTCGAGCGTGAATGTGGCAATCGTGGTCGGGGTGGTTGTCATGGTCACTGGCGTGAAGCTGAATGACGTGTAGTCGGCCGTCAGACCCGATCCCGCCGGAGGGAAATCGGAGGCGAAGAATCCGTTGGCGCCGCCCGGAAAGAGGAAATTACTCCCGCTGGTGATCACGCCACCCATCTTCGCCGTATCGCTGAGGTTGACCGTGAAATCGACGCCAGTGACTTGTTGGTTCCCGGAATCCGACTCCAGCGTGACGGCAAATGTCGCCGTTGCGGGAATCGTGATCGCGCCGGTCGGGGTCACCTGTGAGACCCGGTAGATGATGCCGGCGTCGGCTGCCGCCAGTGTCAGCGCGATGCTGACCACCGACACCACGAACCCCGCGCCAAGATGCTTGAAACCACGCATGATGACCTCCAGCGATGAGAACAAAACGAACAAACGACGGTGTATGAGAGGTACGGTAG
This portion of the Planctomycetota bacterium genome encodes:
- a CDS encoding PEP-CTERM sorting domain-containing protein, which produces MRGFKHLGAGFVVSVVSIALTLAAADAGIIYRVSQVTPTGAITIPATATFAVTLESDSGNQQVTGVDFTVNLSDTAKMGGVITSGSNFLFPGGANGFFASDFPPAGSGLTADYTSFSFTPVTMTTTPTTIATFTLDTSGVDVVPGTYTISLSGLEVADASLQQVLPTTQVPTTYTLQAVPEPSTIAMAGLAVGGGMAVGWKSARRREKSSTGTA